A genome region from Triticum aestivum cultivar Chinese Spring chromosome 2B, IWGSC CS RefSeq v2.1, whole genome shotgun sequence includes the following:
- the LOC123041648 gene encoding L10-interacting MYB domain-containing protein-like has protein sequence MHFLREESSMTAEWSVENTQIVCELFAEQVNVGNSPGNYLTPKAFDEVTKQFKMRTRLDCTDTQLKNKWDKLKDEFNIFKKLKFRETGAGWDYVNNTVSQDDEWWKKAKIISQLMVLTIGIPLRACLVPLVRQ, from the exons ATGCATTTTCTTAGAGAAGAGTCGAGCATGACTGCTGAATGGAGCGTTGAAAACACTCAGATTGTTTGCGAGTTGTTTGCTGAGCAAGTGAATGTTGGAAATAGTCCAGGCAATTATTTGACACCAAAGGCATTTGATGAGGTGACAAAGCAATTTAAGATGAGAACTAGGCTTGACTGCACAGATACGCAATTGAAAAACAAATGGGACAAGCTTAAAGATGAATTCAACATATTCAAGAAACTCAAGTTCCGGGAGACCGGAGCCGGATGGGACTATGTGAACAACACCGTGTCAcaagatgatgaatggtggaaaaAGGCTAAAATT ATATCACAACTGATGGTACTGACCATTGGAATCCCTCTTCGGGCATGCCTCGTCCCTCTAGTGCGGCAGTGA